In Bacteroidales bacterium, the genomic stretch GCAAATATATCCTGGCCACACTGAACCTGTTTGTTTCTTCGGGCATTTATACACTCGACTTCTTTTCGGGAGACCAACTGAGTTGCAGGCAGATTGAAGAAGTTTACAATAAGGTTGTACAAACGACATATGTGGGGAATAATCTGAGGTTTTACGCCAATAACCTCAAGTGGGACGAATGTAATTCGATACCATCAATTACTTCAAATGAATTGTTCTCAGGCCAGAATTATCAACCGCTGAATCCTGAAGAAGCTTATGGATACCTGAAGAAATTCACTCTTGACGAGCTGAAAACAGAGTATGCCGGCAGGCACGATATTGTGGTGCTGAACGGCATACCTAACGATATTTCAGTTGTGGCAGGCATTATTACAACTGAATTCCAGACACCCCTGAGTCATATCAACGTTCTCAGCCACAATCGCGGTGCACCAAATATGGCATTGCGTGACGGCTGGACCAATCCTTTGCTTGGGTCGCTCACCAATCAGCTGGTTTATCTGAAAGTCACCCTTGATACGTTTATTTTACGTGAAGCCACGCTGGATGAGGCCACTCAATTCTGGAATGGCAAAGAACCGTCGAAAATAACAAAACTGTCGTGTGACACAATTACGCAGGGCTTGATTAACCTTGAAAATTCCGGAATTCAATCGGTCAGGACCATCGGTGGAAAAGCAGCGAATTTTGCCGAATTAATGAATGTCGGTGTTACACCATACGGATCCATTTCTCTTCCGGAAGGAGCGTTTGCCATTCCTTTCTATTATTACTGGCAGCATATGCGTACCCATTCACTTGACAAGTTAATGAGAGAAATGCTTTCTGAGTCAAGATTTCATACTGATTTTCAATACAGGAAATCTCAATTGATCCGGTTACAGGATAGCATTAAATCTTGTCCTTTGGATCCTGATCTGCTGGCGCTCGTAATTGCAAAAATCAATCAGACTGGTGGATTTACAAATATCAGGTTCCGTTCATCCACCAATTCTGAAGATGTGAAAGGTTTCAACGGTGCCGGGTTGTATGATTCCTATACCGGGATTCCGGGTGATCCCGACAAGACGATAGAAAAGGCGATTAAAAAGGTGTGGGCCAGTTTGTGGAATTTGCAGGCATTTGAGGAACGCGAGTATTTCAAAATTGATCATCAGACGGTTGCCATGGCTGTTCTGGTGCACCGGTCATTCCCCGACGAGGCGGCAAACGGAGTGGTCATCACAACCAATCTGTACAATATTTACAACCCGGGATTCACAATCAATGTGCAGGCAGGCGAGATCAGCATAACGAATCCCGAAGGAGGGTATATACCGGATCAGATCATTCGCTATACGTTTGAAGATGTTATTGAGTACATTAACCATAGCAACGCCCCGGGAATGGAAGGGAAGACGGTTTTAAGCAATGCTGAAATTGAAGAACTGACAGCCTGGTGCCAGGCCATCAATGACCATTACTGCCGGCTGTATTCAGAGTGCCAGCCTCTCGACATCGAATTTAAGGTGGATATTGTGAATGGCCGAAGGAAGCTTTATATAAAACAAGCCAGGATTTATTGATCACTACTAAATATAGACGGATATCATGAAGAAACAGTTACTCATTATTACAGTCTTTTTTCTTTCAATAGTTCTTGTGCAGGCTCAGCAATCAAGATTCCCGATTAAAACAGGATCGGTATGGAGAATCAATTTTGAGTTCAATAACAGTTGTGACGGGGAAGTATTCGTTCATTATAATGGCGATGAGGAATACAAATATTTTATAGACGGGGATACCGTAGTTGGAACCAGAACCTATTTTAAGTTATATAAAACAGGAATCATCTACCTGGAAACCCCCTTTCTTGTTACACATAAATATATGGGAGCAATCCGGGACAGTGCTGACCGAATTTATTACATGGACAAGGAAGATGATTCGGAGAAAATGCTTTATGATTTCACCGTGGAAGTTGGTGATACGATACAGGTTGAAGGCGGAATGGAATACCCGGTTTCGGATATAACCACTTTACCCAATGGAAGAAAACAATATGTACTGGATATTATGACGGTTCATTGCGGCAGTGCGAATACCTTTATTGAAGGCATAGGTTGGCTTGGCGGGTTGCTGGAAGGGAATTCCTGTTCGGGGCACCCGGGAGTAAGAGGTTCTTACCTGGTATGTTATTCTGAGGACGGAGAGGTTAAATACCAGACAGAGCAATCCCGGTGCTATCAGCAGGTAGCTTGCGGAGATATTATTTTATCCCCAAACAATCCGGCTGGATCAAAAGTTCCTGTGGTTGTTATCATGCCCGGAGGAAAAATGAGTATTACCCTGTCAGATCAGGAGACCAGTATGTGGGATATTAAGATTTTCAATACCAGTGGACAATTAAGCTTTTACAAAGAATCGGACTTATCCTCGCCAATCGATATCAGCATGCTTGAAAAGGGCGTGTATGTAGTAAAACTCAGTAACAATGGAATTTCTTACAGTTCAAAGTTTGTAATACAATAGCAAAAGGTAATTGAATAAATCTGCTCTGTCTATCTTATGGACAGAAACTGCCTGAATTCTGGACATATTTCGAGGATTGATTTGTGATTTAATATTCAATCATTTGTATTCCTGTATATTAATTTAGCTGGTATATAATTTGACTACCGGTTGAAACGGGAATACTATCTGATTAATAATTGAATATCTTCGAAAGTACCAAGCTATGCTAAGAAACTATCTGAAAACAGCCATGCGGAATATCAGGAGGTTTTCTGTTCATTCCATCCTGAATGTTTTTGGGCTGGCCACAGGTATGGCATGTGCCATATTGATCCTGTTATGGATTCGATATGAGGTCAGCTTTGACCGTTTCCGAAAGAATAAAGATAACCTGTACCGGGTTATTACGACAGAAACCTGGGGCGGTAGATTACACCGTGAATCCACTTCACCATTCCCGCTTGCTGCAGCCCTAAAGGATCAATACCCGGATATTATCAGATCCACAAGGTTTCACACCATGCAGATTTCCCTGCAAAAAGGGGAAAACCTTGTAAAAGCATTCCGGGTATTTGCCGATAAAGACTTCCTTGACATGTTTGACATCGAATTCATAAAGGGTGATAAATCAAGTGCCCTATTAAAACCGAATGATATTCTTATAACCGAAGAACTGGCGCATAAATATTTTGGTGAGGAGAATCCTGTCGGTCAAACCATGATCCAATACCCGAACCAACTTTTCACCGTTACCGGTGTGGTTAAGAATGTTCCAAAAAACAGTAATTTTTTCTTCGATTGCGTCATGCCGGCAGTAAATTATAGTGGAGAAGCCAGTGGTGAAAATGTTTGGGGATGGCAGAGTGTCTACAATTATACCTTCGTTCAACTGCGGAAAGGCACTGATATTATGCGGCTGCAAGATCAATTCAGAGACATTATTCAAAGAAACAGAAAACAGACAGATGCTGTAATCAGTCTTCAAAAGATCAGGGAAATCCATTTGAATGCAAAAAAACTGGAAGGTGATTTTGCAACCGGTAACATAGCCTATGTAAGATTTGCAATCCTGCTTGCTTTTTTAATCCTGGCAGTCGCCTGCTTAAATTTTATGAACCTTCTTACAGCGCAATCCACAGCGAGGGCTAAGGAAATCGGTATACGAAAAATCACGGGAGCAACAAAACAAAAGATAGTATTCCAATTCCTCGGTGAATCGTTACTTATTGTTTTTATAGCTCATATCCTGGCTATGATTATGGTAGAGTTGCTCCTTCCCGGTTTTAATAATCTCCTTCACATGAAGCTGTCGGTTAATTACCTTAGTTTGGGATTATATTTAAGCCTTGCTTTTGTTATACTGTTTACCGGATTGATATCAGGCAGTTACCCGGCCTTCTATTTATCATCATTAAATCCACTGGACACAATAAAGAACATCCCTGACAAGAAAACAGGTAAAACCAGGATAAGAAAAATACTGGTTATTGCCCAGTTCACTTTTTCCTTTCTTTTTATTATCAGTACAATTATTGTGAGAAAACAGCTGAACTATATTACCGATGCAAACCTGGGACAAAACATTGACAACCTGTGTTATTTTGGAATACCTGAAGGCATACAGTCTGCGACATTAAAGAATGAGCTGAATAATGTACCGGGAATCCGGAATATTACAATAACCAATACATTTTACCAGAGTATTATTAACCACCAGTTGAATGTAGGAATAAAGAACTGGAAAGGAAAAACCGGGACAGACACTGTATTGGTAAACGGTTTAAGTACGGATAAGAACTATGCCGCAACCTTTGGTCTTGTTATTAAAGCAGGGCAATATCTGGATGCTGATGAATTTAATGAGAATCCTGACCATGAGATCAATATTGTAATCAATGAAAAAGCACAATTATTTTTTGGCATCATGGATCCCCTGGGAGAACAATTGACTTCAAGTGATGGACGGAAATTAAATATAATAGGCGTTGTGAAAGATTTTAATTACAGATCACTCCGGATACCCATCGAACCACTTATTATATTCCCGATCGGTTCAAATTCAAAGTCTAATCAATGTTATATCAAGATGAAGGCGGAACAGACCGATTCGACCTTAACTGGAATCAGGAATAAGGTTAAATTACTTAAACCGGATTACATGCTGGATTTAAAATTTGTTCAGGATGATTTTAAAGGTCTGTATACTGTTGAGCGGGTGATCGCCACTTTCCTGGGGTTTATGAGTATCCTGGCCATAATTATTTCCTGTCTCGGTCTCATAGGTCTGTCTACCTTTATGACGATGCGCAGGATTAAGGAAATAGGAATACGCAAGGTAAATGGCGGGAGCCCTTTCGAAATTTTTACCTTATTATCGAAAGAATACATCAGGCTCATATTGATCGCTTTTGTAATCGCAAGTCCCCTTTCTTTTTATGCTACCAACATGTGGTTGAGAGGTTTTGCATACAGAACCCCGGTTAATTGGCCGGTATTTGCCCTGGCATTTGTGATTGTAGTTGTTTTTACCATTCTCACTGTAGGATTCCAATCCTGGAAAGCCTCCAACAAAAACCCTGTTGAAGCGCTGAAATATGAATGACGTATTTAGGTGTTTGAGGTTTGAGGTTTGAAGTTTGAGGTTTGGGTTTGATGTTTGAGGTTTGATGTTTGAGGTTTGGGGTTTGACGTTTGATGTTTAATTTGTATTTTCAGGTTTGAGTTATAACAAATAATTTCAAACAATGAAAATATTTTATTTTTTAATACTAACCTCTCTTCTGCTTACCATGAATTCCTGCAAAGACTCCCCGAAACATATTGACCCGGTTAACCCGGATGCATCCGTAAGGACAAAAAACCTGTATTATTTTATACAGGACATACAGGGAAAATATACCCTTTCAGCGCAACATAATTTTTGTGGGAAGGGATCAGAATATTCCGACCAGCTTGAAAAAATCACCGGGAAACAGGCGGTTATATGGGGATCAGATTTCAGTTTCTGTGTTGAAGGAGCTGATGCCATGGATTACCAGCATTGCGGACCCGCCAACCTACCTGCAATAGACTGGCAGTCGTTCAAAAAAGAGAGGGATTCGTTGAAAGGCAATTCTCCGAAGGCAGTATTTCTTGATATCACACTGGATGAAGCCCGTCAAAACCTGATTAGCGAAGCCAAAAAGCAATATGCCGCAGGACATATCATAACGCTGATGTGGCATGGATGTTTCCCGACCGAAGGGGACTGCTGTAACGGTTCATCGATATGGGCTATGGAAAACAGGCCGTCTGCTTCACAGTGGGACTCACTGGTGACTGAAGGCTCTCCGCTGAATGATGCCTGGAAGGCCGGGGCCGATAAGATAGCCGGGTACCTGAAAGAACTGCAGAAAGAGGATATCCCGGTTCTATGGAGACCCTATCACGAAATGAACGGTGTATGGTTCTGGTGGTGTAACCAGAAAGGGGAACAGGGATTCAAAAGACTCTGGATCATGATGTATAATTATTTCACCAATCACCATCACCTGAACAACCTAATCTGGGTTTGGAATACCAATGCACCAAGGGATATACCGGGTGATGAAGCCTGGGATTATGAATTATTCTATCCGGGCGACCAGTATGTGGATATTCTTGCTGCCGATGTGTACAGGAACGATTATAAACAATCTCATCATGACGACCTCCTGGCCCTGGCAAAAGGAAAACCCATTGCCCTGGGAGAAGTAGGTGACATTCCCACCCCTGCCCTGTTTGAAAAGCAGCCCCAATGGACCTGGTATATGCCGTGGGGATGGATATTATTTGCCTTCAATGATCCGGAAAATATAAGAGCATTAACAAATTCAGAAAGGGTCCTTACGCTGGACGAAATAGAATTTAATGGTATAAACGGAAAGTATTCGGTTGTAAAATAGCAATGTGTCAATTTATGGTTATCTCAAATATTTA encodes the following:
- a CDS encoding PEP/pyruvate-binding domain-containing protein, with the protein product MIRAGLVFFLIWISFLATAQEIISGQVVDLLSGEGIASAEVHFKDSDSAIYTNSLGEFRISHGNDTVTVGEINIRGNLLSWNITTSGTISIYNMSGQLIRNFTINVGTGEETLRLLNGIYVLKANMASGQSYQTKFVYNADQYVTRVIAVALTKSTARLSSMDTLVIQKNGYYTQEYPVNQSYAVYDMMQTSYPAGTDFLRKLIRPESFNLMAGPPLNPVFSEIRSVKILYSIKDDDVYYINSEKYFIHYEFARDVLGYNKGHAMFNQEQYTNNPDRKYILATLNLFVSSGIYTLDFFSGDQLSCRQIEEVYNKVVQTTYVGNNLRFYANNLKWDECNSIPSITSNELFSGQNYQPLNPEEAYGYLKKFTLDELKTEYAGRHDIVVLNGIPNDISVVAGIITTEFQTPLSHINVLSHNRGAPNMALRDGWTNPLLGSLTNQLVYLKVTLDTFILREATLDEATQFWNGKEPSKITKLSCDTITQGLINLENSGIQSVRTIGGKAANFAELMNVGVTPYGSISLPEGAFAIPFYYYWQHMRTHSLDKLMREMLSESRFHTDFQYRKSQLIRLQDSIKSCPLDPDLLALVIAKINQTGGFTNIRFRSSTNSEDVKGFNGAGLYDSYTGIPGDPDKTIEKAIKKVWASLWNLQAFEEREYFKIDHQTVAMAVLVHRSFPDEAANGVVITTNLYNIYNPGFTINVQAGEISITNPEGGYIPDQIIRYTFEDVIEYINHSNAPGMEGKTVLSNAEIEELTAWCQAINDHYCRLYSECQPLDIEFKVDIVNGRRKLYIKQARIY
- a CDS encoding T9SS type A sorting domain-containing protein, giving the protein MKKQLLIITVFFLSIVLVQAQQSRFPIKTGSVWRINFEFNNSCDGEVFVHYNGDEEYKYFIDGDTVVGTRTYFKLYKTGIIYLETPFLVTHKYMGAIRDSADRIYYMDKEDDSEKMLYDFTVEVGDTIQVEGGMEYPVSDITTLPNGRKQYVLDIMTVHCGSANTFIEGIGWLGGLLEGNSCSGHPGVRGSYLVCYSEDGEVKYQTEQSRCYQQVACGDIILSPNNPAGSKVPVVVIMPGGKMSITLSDQETSMWDIKIFNTSGQLSFYKESDLSSPIDISMLEKGVYVVKLSNNGISYSSKFVIQ
- a CDS encoding ABC transporter permease encodes the protein MLRNYLKTAMRNIRRFSVHSILNVFGLATGMACAILILLWIRYEVSFDRFRKNKDNLYRVITTETWGGRLHRESTSPFPLAAALKDQYPDIIRSTRFHTMQISLQKGENLVKAFRVFADKDFLDMFDIEFIKGDKSSALLKPNDILITEELAHKYFGEENPVGQTMIQYPNQLFTVTGVVKNVPKNSNFFFDCVMPAVNYSGEASGENVWGWQSVYNYTFVQLRKGTDIMRLQDQFRDIIQRNRKQTDAVISLQKIREIHLNAKKLEGDFATGNIAYVRFAILLAFLILAVACLNFMNLLTAQSTARAKEIGIRKITGATKQKIVFQFLGESLLIVFIAHILAMIMVELLLPGFNNLLHMKLSVNYLSLGLYLSLAFVILFTGLISGSYPAFYLSSLNPLDTIKNIPDKKTGKTRIRKILVIAQFTFSFLFIISTIIVRKQLNYITDANLGQNIDNLCYFGIPEGIQSATLKNELNNVPGIRNITITNTFYQSIINHQLNVGIKNWKGKTGTDTVLVNGLSTDKNYAATFGLVIKAGQYLDADEFNENPDHEINIVINEKAQLFFGIMDPLGEQLTSSDGRKLNIIGVVKDFNYRSLRIPIEPLIIFPIGSNSKSNQCYIKMKAEQTDSTLTGIRNKVKLLKPDYMLDLKFVQDDFKGLYTVERVIATFLGFMSILAIIISCLGLIGLSTFMTMRRIKEIGIRKVNGGSPFEIFTLLSKEYIRLILIAFVIASPLSFYATNMWLRGFAYRTPVNWPVFALAFVIVVVFTILTVGFQSWKASNKNPVEALKYE
- a CDS encoding glycosyl hydrolase — protein: MKIFYFLILTSLLLTMNSCKDSPKHIDPVNPDASVRTKNLYYFIQDIQGKYTLSAQHNFCGKGSEYSDQLEKITGKQAVIWGSDFSFCVEGADAMDYQHCGPANLPAIDWQSFKKERDSLKGNSPKAVFLDITLDEARQNLISEAKKQYAAGHIITLMWHGCFPTEGDCCNGSSIWAMENRPSASQWDSLVTEGSPLNDAWKAGADKIAGYLKELQKEDIPVLWRPYHEMNGVWFWWCNQKGEQGFKRLWIMMYNYFTNHHHLNNLIWVWNTNAPRDIPGDEAWDYELFYPGDQYVDILAADVYRNDYKQSHHDDLLALAKGKPIALGEVGDIPTPALFEKQPQWTWYMPWGWILFAFNDPENIRALTNSERVLTLDEIEFNGINGKYSVVK